The Cylindrospermum stagnale PCC 7417 genome segment TTAAACTAAGTTAATGTTTCACCCGACAAGAAAAGACGGGAGATGGCGGCAGAAAACGAATGATTAATGACTAATGGCTAATGACTTTCGCTATTCTTAAAGCAGTTACCGAGTTAGCTACAGAACATTGAGCGAGACTATATCTAAATCCAGTTTAGGAGCATGGAGTCAGCGGCTGCTGGCAGCAATTTTGCTGGGTGGACAAGTAATAGTTCACCTATTTAGGGGCAAAATCCATCGGCGCAACACTTTAGAGCAATTGGCAGCAGTTGGGCCCGATTCCCTATTGATTGCCCTATTAACGGCTGTTTTTGTCGGCGCGGTGTTTACCATTCAGGTGGCGCGGGAGTTTATCACCTTTGGCGCCGGCAACCTCGTCGGCGGAGTGCTGTCAGTAGCGTTGACAAGGGAACTTTCGCCCGTACTAACAGCAGTGATTTTGGCGGGGCGAGTTGGTTCGGCTTTTGCGGCGGAAATCGGTACCATGCGAGTCACAGAGCAAATTGATGCCATGTTGATGCTAAAAACCGATCCAATTGATTACCTAGTTATCCCCCGTGTCCTTGCTTGTTTGTTAATGCTGCCAATTTTAACCCTGCTGTCTTTGATCACAGGGATGTTTGGGGGATTGTTAATTGCGACAAATATTTACAACCTCTCTGACACAGTATTTCTAGACTCAGCCCGAAACTTTCTCGGCGTCTGGGATATTTGTAGTGCCTTGATTAAAGCCGGTTGTTTTGGCGTTTTAATCGCTGTCATTGGTTGCAGTTGGGGCTTGACAACAACAGGAGGAGCCAAAGGAGTAGGACAATCTACCACAACTGCTGTTGTAACCGCCTTGATGATTATCTTTATTAGCAACTTTTTTCTTTCGTGGTTAATGTTTCAGGGAACTAGCGAGCCATTTAGCCCAGGTTTATAAGGACTTGACCTTTTAAAATGGAAATAATGTCCACTCACAAAGCAGGTTTTGAGACTGTGACCAGTTCATATGCACCTAACTCCATATCAACCGTAGAACTCAAGCCTAGTTACAACATCCCTATCGTGTTGGTGATTGTCGCGATTCCCCTGCTATTGGTACAACCTTGGGTAGGAAGTGCGATCGCATTTTTGGGCTTGTTTCTGTTGTTTCAGGCCGCAACGCTGCGGTTGCAATTTACCGCCACCGACTTCGATCTTTACAGAGGTGAAAAATTAATTCGCCGCTTTCCCTACCAAGAGTGGCAAAACTGGCGGATCTTCTGGAATAGAATTCCCATACTGTTTTACTTTAAAGAAATCAACAGCATTCACTTTTTGCCAATTATATTTGACCCCAATACCCTGAAAACTTGTCTGGAAGAACGTTGTCCACGCATTTAGTACTTAGTAGGGTGCGTTAGGAACGCACCAATCTCAGAAACGGTGCGTTAGAGAACGCACCCTACTAAACTGTTTTGTGGTAAGTCGGTTGTATATTTCAGAAAGCTATTTATTCGCGCCAGAGGAATTGCACTATTATTTATGAACCCAGAGGAAT includes the following:
- a CDS encoding MlaE family lipid ABC transporter permease subunit, with product MSETISKSSLGAWSQRLLAAILLGGQVIVHLFRGKIHRRNTLEQLAAVGPDSLLIALLTAVFVGAVFTIQVAREFITFGAGNLVGGVLSVALTRELSPVLTAVILAGRVGSAFAAEIGTMRVTEQIDAMLMLKTDPIDYLVIPRVLACLLMLPILTLLSLITGMFGGLLIATNIYNLSDTVFLDSARNFLGVWDICSALIKAGCFGVLIAVIGCSWGLTTTGGAKGVGQSTTTAVVTALMIIFISNFFLSWLMFQGTSEPFSPGL
- a CDS encoding DUF3119 family protein, yielding MSTHKAGFETVTSSYAPNSISTVELKPSYNIPIVLVIVAIPLLLVQPWVGSAIAFLGLFLLFQAATLRLQFTATDFDLYRGEKLIRRFPYQEWQNWRIFWNRIPILFYFKEINSIHFLPIIFDPNTLKTCLEERCPRI